CTATGGAGGTAAGCCCTCTATAAATGAGATTGGAAATCATGTGAGAGTTAAGATCCGTAAGGAAGAAGGGGTTAATCGTTATGGGCTCAGAATCTAGTGCACATAGGATCTCATAAGCACTTTTTCCCTCAGTTATAGATGGGAGAATACAAAGACATATAAGCCCAAAGAGAGTTACCCTTTTCATCAAAAGTTCCCTCTAAGTCCAATGCCCCAGTTCCTTCCCGCTGCAGGATATCCAAACCTCTCTTGGTACTTTTCGTTAAAAACGTTATGCAAGTAGCCCAAAATTGTATATTTCTGGTCAGAGGAAAACTCGCTTCCAAATCGAGTGTAAAGTATGAACCTTGAGTTCTTACTCTAAGATTAGGATTAGGAATAGTATTATTGTTGTATATGACCTTTTGGGAAGAGACAAGCCTTCCATAGAGCCTTATTCTTTCACCTTTTTCACCCTTGTACTGCAATCCTAGGTTGAGTTTGTGTTAGGGTAGAGTTGGGATCTCGTCAAAGTCCCTATCCCTAGGATCCAGGAATTTTCGCGTTAAAGGGTCGTCCTCTGTATGACTTCTCTGAAAACTATAGTTCCCAAAGGCTGAAAATCCTTTTTTGAACTCTTGTGCAACCTCAATCTCACAACCATAAAGAGTAGCTTTCGGGATGTTGTAAGAAACGTAGTTTATGAGATCGAAGTGGATGTAGTTTTTAACCCTGTAGTAATATGGATGCACCTCCACTGAGGTTTTAGAGGGTAGCTGACTCTTCCATCCTGCCTGAATTAAAAATCCGTGCTCCTTTTTAAGTGGGAGATCTCCAGTATAAACTCCAGCATCGGGAGAAAAATGCCAGTAATGTTCGGGCGGGGTAGGGACCCTTAGAACCTGCGCCACAGTAAGGTAAAGAAGGGATCTAGGTGTAAGACTGTAAGTAAGTCTAACCGATGGGGAAAGACCTTCCATCTCTATATCCTTTATCCTTTCTTTTTTTCCGGAAGGCCCTGCATTTCCATCGTAACTTACGTATCGTATGGCCGGACTTATCATTAATTTGGGAGTTATTTGAATCTCATCTACGACATAAAGACCAAAGGTTTCGGAGTTTACGTAGTTCGGTTCCCTGAGAGGTCCTCTAGTGTCTTTGTGGAGCCGCTTGGCTCCGTCGTCTTTGAATCTAGTGTAGTCGAATCCAAATCTCATTTCATGGGTGCCTAGAGTGTATCGTATTGAACCATCTGATCCATAGGACTTATCGTCGTACCATTTTTTATGAAAGATCCGTCCTCGAGCTATTCTCATATTTCAAGCCTTCCTCTCAGCAAAATTTTTCCAGATTCTGATTTCTGCTAATCCATTTTTTAGTCCGTGCTCGTATCCCAAAAGAAAATTAACGATCTTTCTCCTTCACCAACTTCCCTTCTTTAACGTTTCAATCTTTCGGTCTTTCCTTGAGATTTAACCCCCATCATTCACCAAGTTAGAGAAAGCGAAAATCGATAGAAAAACTTTTCCCCTCTATCAATACTCAGATGGTTCGCTTTTTTACTCCAAAATGAGCTACCCAGGAAGCAACTTGTACCCCGTAGAACTTTTCAAAAATTTTCCCACAGGAAGATCTATCTCCAAGTATCTAGCAGGTCTCAGTTTCTTATCGTTCCATCAGTCAGAAAAGAAAACTGAACTTATGTAGCACCACACATTTGAGTGTGCCGGTACCTCGATACAATTGGCACAAGGCATGGATTAGTAATAACTGGCAACCTTAAGGATCTTTGAACCTTCATCTGAAAGAAACTCTCCAAAATTTTTCTGTTTAAACTCTATTCAAGGGAAGGAATCAGTC
This window of the Thermodesulfobacteriota bacterium genome carries:
- a CDS encoding TonB-dependent receptor — its product is MRIARGRIFHKKWYDDKSYGSDGSIRYTLGTHEMRFGFDYTRFKDDGAKRLHKDTRGPLREPNYVNSETFGLYVVDEIQITPKLMISPAIRYVSYDGNAGPSGKKERIKDIEMEGLSPSVRLTYSLTPRSLLYLTVAQVLRVPTPPEHYWHFSPDAGVYTGDLPLKKEHGFLIQAGWKSQLPSKTSVEVHPYYYRVKNYIHFDLINYVSYNIPKATLYGCEIEVAQEFKKGFSAFGNYSFQRSHTEDDPLTRKFLDPRDRDFDEIPTLP